In a single window of the Micromonospora sp. WMMD1155 genome:
- a CDS encoding NAD(P)H-quinone oxidoreductase, which yields MKAITIPQPGGPEALVWADVPDPEPGPDEVIVDVRASGVNRADLLQRQGNYPPPPGASAYPGLECSGVITVVGADVAGWAVGQQVCALLAGGGYAERVAVPAGQLLPVPACDPVDAGALPEVACTVWSNLVQVGRLGAGDTLLVHGGGSGIGTFAIQLGAALGATVLTTARAAKHSRLRELGASHTIDYREQDFVEEVRKATDGRGADVVLDIMGASYLGRNVAALATGGRLVVIGMQGGRKAELDLGALLTKRATVAATSLRSRPLAEKAQIVQGVRDEVWPLIEAGTVRPIVDRRLPMIEAAEAHRRVESNDHFGKVLLTLG from the coding sequence ATGAAGGCGATCACCATTCCGCAGCCCGGTGGACCCGAAGCACTGGTCTGGGCCGACGTGCCCGACCCGGAGCCGGGCCCGGACGAGGTGATCGTGGATGTGCGGGCCAGCGGGGTCAACCGCGCGGACCTGCTGCAACGGCAGGGCAACTATCCGCCGCCGCCGGGCGCGTCCGCGTACCCCGGGTTGGAGTGTTCCGGGGTGATCACCGTGGTCGGCGCGGACGTTGCGGGGTGGGCGGTCGGGCAGCAGGTCTGCGCGCTGTTGGCCGGTGGCGGGTACGCCGAGCGGGTGGCGGTGCCCGCCGGGCAGTTGCTGCCGGTGCCGGCCTGCGACCCGGTCGACGCCGGGGCGCTGCCCGAGGTGGCCTGCACGGTCTGGTCGAACCTTGTCCAGGTGGGGCGGCTCGGCGCGGGCGACACACTGCTCGTGCACGGCGGCGGGAGCGGGATCGGCACCTTCGCGATCCAGCTCGGGGCCGCTCTCGGTGCCACAGTCCTGACCACCGCTCGGGCGGCGAAGCACTCCCGGCTGCGTGAGCTGGGCGCGTCGCACACGATCGACTACCGGGAGCAGGACTTCGTCGAGGAGGTCCGGAAGGCCACCGACGGTCGCGGCGCGGACGTCGTCCTGGACATCATGGGCGCGTCCTACCTGGGGCGGAACGTGGCGGCGCTGGCCACCGGCGGGCGGCTGGTGGTGATCGGCATGCAGGGTGGGCGCAAGGCGGAGTTGGATCTCGGCGCGCTGCTGACCAAGCGGGCGACCGTCGCCGCGACGTCGCTGCGCTCCCGGCCGCTCGCCGAGAAGGCGCAGATCGTGCAGGGCGTACGGGACGAGGTGTGGCCGTTGATCGAGGCGGGCACAGTCCGCCCGATCGTCGACCGGCGGCTGCCGATGATCGAGGCGGCGGAGGCGCACCGGCGCGTCGAGTCGAACGACCACTTCGGCAAGGTGCTGCTCACACTGGGGTGA
- a CDS encoding helix-turn-helix domain-containing protein — protein sequence MATTSGDLLTTGQVAKLLGSSRQQVVNLCERGELPFVKVGMHRRIKRDDVEALLRPKPELTRDQLKSLWLHQAVAGSLVTDPDEVLGKARDNLDRLLRQHRGTMAEVWLKRWQNKINEGVGAVLKTLTSQDPEAVELRQNSPFAGVLPQPQRMKILESFKRSG from the coding sequence ATGGCGACGACAAGTGGGGATCTTCTGACCACCGGTCAGGTTGCCAAGCTGCTGGGGTCGTCGCGCCAGCAGGTCGTCAACCTGTGCGAGCGTGGAGAACTGCCGTTCGTGAAGGTCGGCATGCATCGGAGAATCAAGCGGGACGACGTCGAGGCGCTGCTGCGCCCGAAGCCGGAGCTGACCCGTGATCAGCTCAAGTCGCTGTGGCTGCACCAAGCGGTGGCGGGCAGCTTGGTCACCGACCCGGACGAAGTCCTCGGCAAGGCCCGGGACAATCTCGATCGACTCCTCCGGCAGCACCGAGGGACCATGGCCGAAGTGTGGCTGAAGCGCTGGCAGAACAAGATCAACGAGGGTGTCGGCGCCGTTCTCAAGACGCTGACCTCACAAGATCCGGAAGCTGTGGAGCTACGACAGAACTCGCCCTTTGCCGGGGTGCTGCCACAGCCACAGCGCATGAAGATTCTTGAGTCCTTCAAACGCAGCGGCTGA
- a CDS encoding low temperature requirement protein A, whose translation MWRIVRSRPVVTAETHRPTLFEVFFDLVLVFGLIRVTTFMSERPTSVTLVQGLLVLMLLWNSWLVYAWLGNYVRLDVGLIRVGVAVAMAAVFLIALVLPEAWETGRGTTTPRLILVLAYVVVRSTQFALFYWVSMGDPRRLRTVRLYALTTALSAIPLVLGAVFGGTPQILLWAAALIVDMGGGVLALLVGGWPVRSPGHFAERHGLVVIIALGESLISVGAGVGTQMIHWPTLAAALLTLTVTGCLYWLYFPSATSAGNALTTDSGLHRGFMAGNAYSVAHLPLLAGTIYVALGVEEVLAGLAHGKTHHTLHWIPAVALFGGTALYLAGRATFLALSVRCVRPEQFLAPAAALLLLPVGRYLPGLAALGLLTAFLAVLLSYEAWTRGRSGTPVDP comes from the coding sequence ATGTGGCGGATCGTCCGATCCCGGCCGGTGGTCACCGCCGAGACGCACCGACCGACGCTGTTCGAGGTCTTCTTCGACCTGGTGCTCGTCTTCGGGCTCATCCGGGTCACCACGTTCATGAGCGAACGACCCACGTCGGTGACGCTGGTGCAGGGTCTGCTCGTCCTCATGCTGCTGTGGAACTCCTGGCTGGTCTACGCCTGGCTGGGCAACTACGTCCGGCTCGACGTCGGATTGATCCGGGTCGGCGTCGCCGTGGCGATGGCAGCCGTCTTCCTCATCGCGTTGGTCCTCCCCGAAGCCTGGGAAACCGGCAGGGGTACGACGACACCCCGGCTGATCCTGGTGCTGGCGTACGTCGTGGTGCGGTCGACCCAGTTCGCCCTCTTCTACTGGGTGTCGATGGGCGACCCTCGGCGACTCAGAACCGTCCGGCTCTACGCCCTCACCACAGCGCTGTCCGCGATCCCACTCGTCCTCGGGGCCGTGTTCGGCGGCACCCCGCAGATCCTGCTCTGGGCGGCAGCGCTCATCGTCGACATGGGCGGTGGGGTGCTCGCCCTGCTGGTGGGCGGGTGGCCGGTACGCAGCCCCGGCCACTTCGCGGAACGGCACGGCCTGGTGGTGATCATCGCGCTCGGAGAATCCCTGATCTCGGTCGGTGCCGGGGTCGGAACCCAGATGATCCACTGGCCGACCCTGGCGGCGGCGCTGCTCACCCTCACCGTCACGGGGTGCCTGTACTGGCTGTACTTCCCGAGCGCGACGAGCGCCGGAAACGCGCTGACGACGGACTCCGGGCTGCACCGGGGCTTCATGGCCGGCAACGCGTACAGCGTCGCCCACCTCCCGCTGCTCGCCGGGACCATCTACGTGGCGCTGGGAGTCGAGGAGGTGCTCGCCGGCCTGGCACACGGCAAGACCCACCACACCCTGCACTGGATCCCGGCCGTCGCACTGTTCGGCGGGACCGCCCTGTACCTCGCCGGCCGTGCGACGTTCCTGGCACTGAGCGTCCGGTGCGTACGACCCGAGCAGTTTCTCGCGCCCGCCGCGGCGCTGCTGTTACTTCCCGTCGGGCGATACCTGCCCGGCCTGGCGGCCCTCGGCCTGCTCACCGCGTTCCTGGCCGTACTGCTCAGCTACGAGGCGTGGACCCGGGGCCGCTCCGGCACCCCGGTCGACCCCTGA
- a CDS encoding YbhB/YbcL family Raf kinase inhibitor-like protein: MTLERPIAPDPYELLPTLPSFTLTSDDVQNGEPMDARHAHGSTGGENVSPQLSWSDFPAETKSFAVTCYDPDAPTGSGFWHWVLVNVPVSVTQLPTGAGGAAGTDLGGAFSVRNDYGEQGYGGAAPPAGDRPHRYVFAVHAVDVERLDLTPDASPAYVGFNLTFHTLARAVIRPTYQIKE, translated from the coding sequence ATGACCCTGGAACGACCGATTGCCCCGGACCCGTACGAGCTGCTGCCGACGCTGCCCTCGTTCACGCTGACGAGCGATGACGTGCAGAACGGCGAGCCGATGGACGCCCGGCACGCGCATGGCAGCACCGGGGGCGAGAACGTCTCGCCGCAGCTGTCCTGGTCGGATTTTCCCGCCGAGACGAAGAGCTTCGCGGTCACCTGCTACGACCCGGACGCGCCGACCGGCAGTGGCTTCTGGCACTGGGTGCTGGTGAACGTGCCGGTCAGCGTCACCCAGTTGCCCACGGGGGCCGGTGGCGCGGCGGGCACCGACCTCGGTGGCGCGTTCTCGGTGCGTAACGACTACGGCGAGCAGGGGTACGGCGGCGCGGCTCCGCCGGCCGGTGACCGCCCGCACCGGTACGTCTTCGCGGTGCACGCCGTGGACGTCGAGCGCCTGGACCTGACGCCGGACGCCAGTCCGGCCTACGTCGGCTTCAACCTCACGTTCCACACACTGGCCCGTGCGGTGATCCGCCCGACGTACCAGATCAAGGAGTGA
- a CDS encoding class I SAM-dependent methyltransferase has product MAEITGDQRVQSEVLEGLATAVNHRRWFIELAVPYLGDDPIEIGSGLGDYALEWSERLPRFTATEADPDRLLQLKERLAERPNIDVRQMLLPHNDRGDYSAAVSYNVLEHIEDHVGALSSMRDLVRPGGAVIIIVPAFQFAMSPADIATGHVRRYTKKTLQAAMTEAGLTVEKIHYANALGLIGYFMATKVFRLMPKEGPMVKVYDTLVLPATKAAEQIVRPPFGQSVFAVARVPS; this is encoded by the coding sequence ATGGCAGAAATCACTGGGGATCAGCGCGTGCAGTCCGAGGTGCTGGAAGGCCTGGCGACGGCTGTCAACCACCGTCGCTGGTTCATCGAGCTGGCGGTGCCGTACCTCGGCGACGACCCGATCGAGATCGGCAGCGGCCTCGGTGACTACGCGTTGGAGTGGTCGGAGCGGCTGCCGCGGTTCACGGCCACCGAGGCCGACCCCGACCGGCTGTTACAGCTCAAGGAGCGCCTCGCCGAGCGGCCGAACATCGACGTCCGGCAGATGCTGCTGCCGCACAACGACCGGGGCGACTACAGCGCCGCCGTCTCGTACAACGTCCTGGAGCACATCGAGGACCACGTGGGCGCGCTCAGCAGCATGCGCGACCTGGTCCGACCCGGCGGCGCGGTGATCATCATCGTGCCGGCGTTCCAGTTCGCGATGAGCCCGGCCGACATCGCCACCGGGCACGTCCGCCGCTACACGAAGAAGACGCTTCAGGCGGCGATGACCGAGGCCGGCCTGACCGTCGAGAAGATCCACTACGCCAACGCGCTGGGGTTGATCGGTTACTTCATGGCCACCAAGGTCTTCCGGCTGATGCCGAAGGAGGGCCCGATGGTCAAGGTGTACGACACCCTCGTCCTGCCCGCCACCAAGGCCGCCGAGCAGATCGTCCGCCCCCCGTTCGGCCAGTCCGTCTTCGCGGTGGCCCGCGTCCCGTCCTGA